One genomic window of Dromaius novaehollandiae isolate bDroNov1 chromosome 23, bDroNov1.hap1, whole genome shotgun sequence includes the following:
- the POU3F1 gene encoding POU domain, class 3, transcription factor 1 produces the protein MAATAQYLPRGAALGPDGDRLHPGAYREVQKMMHHEYLQGLAPAAGHAVGLAHHQWLPSAGTDWGSGGGGGGHLPPAEHGKGGAAGPREELPGAFHHRAHLGAAAGAAGGWAQGGAHHLPPLSPPSGQPLLYAQPYAGLNGMLGPPAPALHHGLREALGAEEAGAHELAASPPPLGPPEPPDEDAPSSDDLEQFAKQFKQRRIKLGFTQADVGLALGTLYGNVFSQTTICRFEALQLSFKNMCKLKPLLNKWLEETDSSTGSPTSLDKIAAQGRKRKKRTSIEVGVKGALENHFLKCPKPSAHEITSLADSLQLEKEVVRVWFCNRRQKEKRMTPAGAPHPPMEDVYAQADSSPLHHALPGAVH, from the coding sequence ATGGCCGCCACGGCGCAGTACctgccgcgcggggcggcgctgGGCCCCGACGGCGACCGGCTGCACCCGGGCGCCTACCGCGAGGTGCAGAAGATGATGCACCACGAGTACCTGCAGGGGctggcccccgccgccgggcacgccgtggggctggcgcaCCACCAGTGGCTGCCCAGCGCCGGCACGGActggggcagcggcggcggcggcggcgggcacctGCCGCCGGCCGAGCACGGcaagggcggcgcggcggggccccgcgaggAGCTGCCGGGCGCCTTCCACCACCGCGCGCAcctgggcgcggcggcgggcgcggcgggcggctgggCGCAGGGCGGCGCGCACCACCTGCCGCCGCTGTCGCCGCCGTCGGGGCAGCCGCTGCTCTACGCGCAGCCCTACGCGGGGCTCAACGGGATGCTGGgcccgccggcgccggcgctgCACCACGGGCTGCGCGAGGCGCTGGGCGCCGAGGAGGCGGGCGCGCACGAGCTggcggcctcgccgccgccgctgggGCCGCCCGAGCCGCCCGACGAGGACGCGCCCAGCTCCGACGACCTGGAGCAGTTCGCCAAGCAGTTCAAGCAGCGCCGCATCAAGCTGGGCTTCACGCAGGCCGAcgtggggctggcgctgggcaCCCTCTACGGCAACGTCTTCTCGCAGACCACCATCTGCCGCTTCGAGGCGCTGCAGCTCAGCTTCAAGAACATGTGCAAGCTGAAGCCGCTGCTCAACAAGTGGCTGGAGGAGACGGACTCCAGCACGGGCAGCCCCACCAGCCTGGACAAGATCGCGGCGCAGGGCCGGAAGCGCAAGAAGCGCACCTCCATCGAGGTGGGCGTCAAGGGCGCCCTGGAGAACCACTTCCTCAAGTGCCCCAAGCCCTCGGCGCACGAGATCACCTCCCTGGCGGACTCcctgcagctggagaaggaggTGGTGCGCGTCTGGTTCTGCAACCGGCGGCAGAAGGAGAAGCGCATGACGCCGGCGGGGGCCCCGCACCCGCCCATGGAGGACGTTTACGCACAGGCGGACTCGTCGCCGCTGCACCACGCGCTGCCGGGGGCCGTGCACTGA